In Natronococcus sp. AD-5, the genomic window CTTCGTCGTCGAGGGCTTTTTCCACCCCACCTTCGATATCTACGGGGCGACGCCCGGCACGTACTTCCCGAGCTGGATCGAAATCGCCTCGATCACGGGGACGGTCGGCATGGTCTCGCTGTTTTTCCTCACCGTCGCGAAGGTCGTGCCAGTGGTCGAACTGCACGCGATCGAACACCTGCAGGGCGACGATCACGAATAGTCGACGCCCCGTTATTTCTCGACCGGACCGATTTACTCGACGGCAGTGAACGGGTTGCAAACGCCGATCGTCGCACCGTGCGCTCGAGTTTGCGCCCGCCTTCCGGACCCGCTCGCCGGTCGCTGTCCGCCACCAGTAACTACTTATTCTAGAAGTCTAAATACAGGTTTAGACATGACTAATCTTCGGCCCCCGATACATCGAACGCCGAGTGAAGACTCGTGAACGATCTGCTGGTGGTCCTCCTCGAGTCGCTCCGCGACGGCTACGTCCAGGTGAGCACCTTCGTCGCGGTCACGGTCCTCGCGTTCGGACTGATCCAGTACCGCACCGACGGCGCGTTGCTCGCCGCGATCGAGGACAACGAACGGCTACAGGTGCTGTTCGGTGGACTCCTCGGATTGACCCCCGGTTGCGGCGGTGCGATCGTCGTGATGCCGCTGTACGTCCGGGGGACGGTCAGTTTCGGGACCGTCGTCGCGACCCTCGGCGCCACCGCGGGGGATTCGGCGTTCGTCATCCTCGCTCTCGCGCCCGAAGCGGCGCTGTACGCCTACGGCGTCGCGTTCGCGGCCTCCGTCCTGACCGGGTACCTCGTCGACGCCTTCGGTCTCGGCGTCGGTCGCGTCGACGCCGCCGTCGCGCGACTCTCGCCCGCGACGGCGGACGGCGGCACCGTGGTCGACGGCGGCGTCCGGCCGAACCCCGCCCACGACTACTGCGGCCCCGCCCCGACTCACGCCCACGAGACGGGGCCGGATCGCCGCTCTCGAGTGCTGACGCCGCTCTCGCACGCCGCCCACGCGGCGTGGTGGGTCGCCGCCGTCGTCGGTCTCGTCCTCGGCGTCGTCTTCCTCCTCCGAGGCGGGCCCGAGATCCCGCTCGTCGCCGGCGCCGGCTTCGACGGCGCGTTCACGGTCGTCGGCATCGCGGGCGCCGTGCTGTCGCTGTACCTCTACGCCGTCGGCCGCCACTACGTCGGCGAGGGGGAGATCGCGCGGGCTCGAGACTCGTTCGCGTCGGTGTACGACACGCTCACTCACGCGGCCATGGAGACGAGTTTCGTCACCGTCTGGGTGCTCGTGGCCTTCCTCGTCTACGAGTACGTCGTTCTCCTCACCGGCGCGAACGTCGCCACGCTGGCGGCTGCCGCGGGCGTCCTCGCCCCGATCGGCGGCGCGGCGGTCGGCCTGATCCCCGGCTGCGGCCCCCAGATCCTCCTCGCGAGCGTCTACGCCGAAGGTGGACTCCCCTTCTCCGCGCTCGCCGCCAACGCGATCAGTCAGGACGGCGACGCCCTGTTCCCGCTGCTGGCGGTCGACGCCAGGGCCGCCATCGTCGCCTCGATCTACAACCTCCTCCCCGCGGTCGTCGTCGGTGTCGCGCTGCACCTGCTGTGGGGACCGGTCCTCGGCATGCCGGAGTTCGGGTTCGGCGTGCTGGGATGAACCGCCGCGGCGACCGGTTCGGTCCGCCGGTTGAGTTGCGAATCGAGTGACCATCGCGGTCGCGTCATTCCGTCGGCCAGTCACCCTGCGCTACCAACCGATCCAGATAGTCGGGGAACCGCTCGCGCTGGAATTCGAGCCATCGCGAGAAGTTGGAACTTATCTGTTAGGATCCTATCCTTTTTTGACCTGTGTCGATCTCGACCACCACACGAAATCGGGTACGGTACGACTGGAAATTCGCTAACGGAGAGTTCGGAGGCGGTCAGTTCCTCTCTTGTAAATTTCGTAATATGAGCCGCGCGCGCCAGTCATTATGCGGTACCCGACTTCGGGTCCGAGACGAAAACGGAATCGGAAACGCTCGAGAGCGTGTAAAGGGCGCGTGAGCCCTCAGAACTCCTCGGCCGGCGGCGCGATCCCCTCGTCCTCGCCGCCCGCGAGTTTGAACTCCTCGCGCACCTCCCGAATTC contains:
- a CDS encoding putative manganese transporter; the protein is MNDLLVVLLESLRDGYVQVSTFVAVTVLAFGLIQYRTDGALLAAIEDNERLQVLFGGLLGLTPGCGGAIVVMPLYVRGTVSFGTVVATLGATAGDSAFVILALAPEAALYAYGVAFAASVLTGYLVDAFGLGVGRVDAAVARLSPATADGGTVVDGGVRPNPAHDYCGPAPTHAHETGPDRRSRVLTPLSHAAHAAWWVAAVVGLVLGVVFLLRGGPEIPLVAGAGFDGAFTVVGIAGAVLSLYLYAVGRHYVGEGEIARARDSFASVYDTLTHAAMETSFVTVWVLVAFLVYEYVVLLTGANVATLAAAAGVLAPIGGAAVGLIPGCGPQILLASVYAEGGLPFSALAANAISQDGDALFPLLAVDARAAIVASIYNLLPAVVVGVALHLLWGPVLGMPEFGFGVLG